The Deltaproteobacteria bacterium genomic interval ACCGGAAAGACATGCTCAGGTGCGCTTCCTGGCTGAAACAGTATCCATCTGACCAAATCAGCTCACGCTATGATCCTAATATTGAGGATACCAGGCCTTTATGCTAGAGATGCATGACGATGCTCAATGAAATTTCAGGTTTTATCTCTATCTATTGGCTGATTTTTTCTTTCTCCTTCCTGGTGGCCTTAACCGGGGCCATGGCGCCCGGCCCTCTGCTGACTTACACCATTATTAAATCCGCTCAAACAACCAGACGCGGATATTTAACCGGTCTCTGGGTCGTCACCGGTCACGCCATGCTTGAAACCCTGATCATCGTATTTCTGCTTTTAGGGTTTTCGTTCGTGGTGAAGAACATCTTCTTTATGCGCGTAATCGGGGTCCTTGGCGGCCTTTTACTGGGCTACTTTGGCTTTTCCATCATCCGAGATTTATACCGGGGCCGTATTTCAACAAGCTTTTTGACTTCTACAGATGATCTAAACGAGGATTCAGATCTATCTGAAAAGACCGCTCTGAAAAATCCGGTTTTAGGCGGTTTCGTGGTCTCCATGTCCAACCCCTACTGGTGGATCTGGTGGGCGACCATCGGTTTCGCTTTTATGCTTCAGTTCGATATTTCTTTTAAGCACTGGCCCAGGCTTTTATCATTTTTTCTAGGACATGAGGCTGGAGACCTGGCCTGGTACCTGCTTGTTTCCACTCTGGCTTACTTTGGCCTGCGTTACCTGAACAAAAAAGCCTACTACGCTATCCTTGCCTGCTGCGCCGTTTTCATGATTCTGTTCGGCTTATACCTGGGGGTCTCTCCATTTTTTAAGGAGGGTGTCTAGCTGATTCACAGGATTGAAGCGGTTATCGGAACATATTCTTTCCATTTGCTTTATAAAAGGGGAACCCACACCTCCCGAAATATTATTTCGGACGATTTTCTTTGACTCTCAGCCGTAGAAGCTCCTCAAAGATGTCGCACGCTTCCCTGTATAAACCCTCTCCAACTTTTATTTCAGCGCCAAGTTCGAGGTGCTGGTCCTTGTCGGTTTCGTAGGCGGGCCAGTGTGGAAGACCTTCACCGTTGGGGTCGCCGGTCTTGGCAAAATTCGTCCAAAAGGCCATCATTTTATCCGAGAGGTTGCGGTCTGGATCGCTTTGCCTGATCACCGGGCCGATGTTTCCAAAGGCATAAAAAATCTCCGCGGCATGAAATGCGCCCAGATGCTTTAAGCTCCCCATCGGAGGCACACGCGTAAAATGATACAGATAGACCCTGGGCTGTCTTTCTGACGCGGCGCGGGCCATGGTACGGGCATTCGACACAAAGGCCGAAACCCCGATGAGCTTGTTCAGGGCCGGTTTTACATCTTCTTCTGTATTCACCGGAAATAACTTTAAAAGTTTAGAGGCATATTTTCTTCCAACAATTTTAACCATATTTTTATAAGCTTCAGGGGTTTTGATGGTTATTTGTTTAAGAAATATGGTGCCTTCATCAGCGTTTGAGCCCACCATAAAGGGAACGTTCGCCATCCTGCCTTCCAGGAACAGGAAGCCTGGATCGTCAGGCAGGGCCCAACCATCCACAATCGGGCCGAACTTAATACCCCGGCCGAACAGCCCCTGAGCCGGCTTGGCATCCTCAATAATTTTTTCAGCGCTCTTGGCGCGCATGGCGGCCAGAACGTCATCAGCCTGATCACAGCCAAGTAGCTGCGCGACCTTTTCTCCAGTAGCTTCACCGGATTTCATATTATACTTTCTCTCGCGCAGATGCCTGTTTCGACCGAATGGCCCGCCGCTCTGAGCGATAGCGCGATGAAAGAGTCCCCTGGCCAGGGGGGAGATCATGAGCCTGGTTACGGCGACCGCGCCGGCGGACTCCCCGAAGATGGTTACATTATCCGGGTCGCCGCCAAAGGCCGAGATGTTTCTCTGAACCCACTTGAGCGCGGCAATCTGATCGAGGAATCCATAATTGCCTGACACGCCCTTGTCAGACTCATGAGAAAGTAAGGGGTGAGCTAAATAACCCAGGGGACCCAGGCGGTAATTGATGGTCACAACCACCACGCCCAGACGCGCCAGCCGCCCGCCGCTATAAAACAATGC includes:
- a CDS encoding LysE family transporter; the protein is MLNEISGFISIYWLIFSFSFLVALTGAMAPGPLLTYTIIKSAQTTRRGYLTGLWVVTGHAMLETLIIVFLLLGFSFVVKNIFFMRVIGVLGGLLLGYFGFSIIRDLYRGRISTSFLTSTDDLNEDSDLSEKTALKNPVLGGFVVSMSNPYWWIWWATIGFAFMLQFDISFKHWPRLLSFFLGHEAGDLAWYLLVSTLAYFGLRYLNKKAYYAILACCAVFMILFGLYLGVSPFFKEGV
- a CDS encoding carboxylesterase family protein; its protein translation is MRRILALLSCLIFIIGVSSAAARPLEDPLRIESGLISGFRAGEKKDLLVFKGVPYAAPPVGELRWKPPQPPVTWGGVKITRKPCAWCPQPASVAFARRTGLQSEDCLYLNVWTMAKDTDEKRPVMVWIHGGGSTTGSGGALFYSGGRLARLGVVVVTINYRLGPLGYLAHPLLSHESDKGVSGNYGFLDQIAALKWVQRNISAFGGDPDNVTIFGESAGAVAVTRLMISPLARGLFHRAIAQSGGPFGRNRHLRERKYNMKSGEATGEKVAQLLGCDQADDVLAAMRAKSAEKIIEDAKPAQGLFGRGIKFGPIVDGWALPDDPGFLFLEGRMANVPFMVGSNADEGTIFLKQITIKTPEAYKNMVKIVGRKYASKLLKLFPVNTEEDVKPALNKLIGVSAFVSNARTMARAASERQPRVYLYHFTRVPPMGSLKHLGAFHAAEIFYAFGNIGPVIRQSDPDRNLSDKMMAFWTNFAKTGDPNGEGLPHWPAYETDKDQHLELGAEIKVGEGLYREACDIFEELLRLRVKENRPK